CTCGCGCGACGCCTGGCAGCGCCGCTGACTCTCGGCGGCGTACTGGTCCTGCTCCTCCCGCGAGATGCCATACTCCCGCGCCAGGTTCTCGGCCGTCTCTCCCATCAGCATGCCGGAGAGAGGGTCCATGAAGCCGTCCCGGAACATCGCGTCGGTCAGCTCCTGGTGTCCCATGCGCGCGCCGTGCCGGGCGGTGCTCAGCAGGTACGGGACGCGGCTCATGTTCTCCATTCCGCCAGCCAGGATGGTCCCGGCTTCTCCTCCGGCGATGGCGCGACCCGCCAGAAGAATCGTCTTGAGCCCCGAAGCGCAGGCCTGGTTCACCGTGTAGGCGGGCACGTCGTCGGGCACTCCCGCGAGACGGGAAGCCTGGCGGGCGGGGTTCGGGCCGACGCCGGCCTGGCGGGCGCAGCCGAGGATCGTCTCATCGATTCCCGCCGAATCCAGTGCGGCGCGCCTCAGCGCCTCGCGCGCGGCGGCGGCGGCGAGCTGCGGCGAAGGCACGGCCGCCAATGCGCCGCCGAACCGGCCGATGGGCGTGCGGACGGCGCCCGCGAGATAGATCTCCTCAGCGATCAAGGACGGCTCCGGGGGAAGGTGGAATCGCGGCAAAGTCTAGCGCACCGCGGCGATCGGCACAACCGGGAATGAGCCGCGCGAGCCCCGCCGGTGCTTGACAGGGGGCGCGCCGCTTTCTAGGCTAGCGCGTCTTTGCGGCGCAGCGAAGGCGTGGGCGCAACTCCTCGCTGCCCCTGGGGCGGGTCAACGACCGGAAGCCGGAGCCATTATCTCCCGTGGGCGATTCCCACTCGTATATCGAAGCCGGGGGGCGCCTGGCAGAGCACGGAGCGATTGATTCCGCGGGTCATCCCGACGGGGGGCGAGTTCCCGCCTATCCTCTTATATGGGTGGGGGTGTGGCATGCCCTGTGCCGGATCGGACTACCAGCGCTCCACCGTCCAGCCACGCTCCGCGGCGATTCGCCGCAAGGCGCCGTTGGGCGTGACGGCGATCGGATGCCCGCAGCGCGCCATCAACGGCACATCGGCGGCGCTGTCGCCGTAAGCCCAAGAGGCTTCCCAGTCGATCGCCGCGGCATCCGGGTGGGACAGGACCCGCCGGACCTTTTCCTCACCGCGGCAGTTGGCGCCGAGCAGCCGCGGGCTCGGATCCAGGACGGCGCGCGAGCAGACCAGCTCCGGGATCTCCAGGGCTCGGGCTACGTGCGCCAGGTAGAGATCGACGCTGGCGGAGACCAGGAACAGCCGGTGGCCTTGCTCCCGGTGCCAGCGCAGCCGGGTCAGCGCGGCGGCGCGCAGTCGCGGAACGAGGCTTGTGCGGGTGAATTGCGCGAAGAATTCGCCGCGCTCCGGCTCCGGCACATGGCGCAGCATGCCTAGGGCGATCTCCTTCAATCCGCGGCGATCCACCAGCCCCGCCGCGAACAGCGGTGCGGCCGCCAGAAGCTTCAATCCCGCGCCGGCGGAGGCGGGATGGCGACGCAGGACGAACTGCAGGCAAAACAGCATGGAATCGCCGCGCAGGAGCGTGCCGTCGAAATCGAACAGGGCGGCGGGCTGCCGGGAGGGAAG
The nucleotide sequence above comes from Candidatus Polarisedimenticolia bacterium. Encoded proteins:
- a CDS encoding HAD-IB family hydrolase; this encodes MSREPVSTLPSRQPAALFDFDGTLLRGDSMLFCLQFVLRRHPASAGAGLKLLAAAPLFAAGLVDRRGLKEIALGMLRHVPEPERGEFFAQFTRTSLVPRLRAAALTRLRWHREQGHRLFLVSASVDLYLAHVARALEIPELVCSRAVLDPSPRLLGANCRGEEKVRRVLSHPDAAAIDWEASWAYGDSAADVPLMARCGHPIAVTPNGALRRIAAERGWTVERW